From Leifsonia sp. fls2-241-R2A-40a, one genomic window encodes:
- a CDS encoding NADP-dependent oxidoreductase has protein sequence MPKTMRAALLDAAGGPDALRIGETAYPDRVNAEFLVKVVASSVNPIDAKTRAGRGVFGAVHDFPAVLGHDFSGVVVESPFSAHPIRPGDEVFGMVMVPRLGGSYAEYVSVPSLSLVRKPSTLSHIEAAGVPLAALTAWGMVVEVAKAHDGQRMLIHAGSGGVGHFAVQFASYFGAHVIATASGGKASWLRSLGAAEVIDHTTTRFEDVVHDADVVIDLVGNVHDDTGTRSLSVLRPGGLIVNVPTGSWPTFAEEVAAAGVRGTDYKVAPDGSTLAVIARLLESGNVRVHVDQIFALDEIADAHRAIESGHTRGKLVIKVAEG, from the coding sequence ATGCCGAAGACGATGCGGGCCGCGCTTCTGGATGCCGCCGGAGGGCCGGACGCCCTCCGGATCGGGGAGACCGCGTATCCCGACCGCGTCAACGCGGAGTTCCTGGTGAAGGTCGTCGCGTCGAGCGTCAACCCGATCGATGCGAAGACCCGGGCGGGGCGCGGCGTCTTCGGCGCTGTGCACGACTTCCCTGCGGTGCTCGGGCACGACTTCAGCGGCGTCGTCGTGGAGTCGCCGTTCAGCGCGCATCCCATCCGGCCCGGGGACGAGGTGTTCGGGATGGTGATGGTCCCGCGCCTCGGGGGCAGCTATGCCGAGTACGTCTCGGTGCCGTCGCTCAGCCTGGTGCGGAAGCCGTCGACCCTCAGCCACATCGAGGCGGCCGGTGTCCCCCTCGCCGCGCTGACGGCGTGGGGCATGGTGGTGGAGGTGGCGAAGGCCCACGACGGCCAGCGGATGCTCATCCACGCGGGCAGCGGAGGCGTCGGGCACTTCGCGGTGCAGTTCGCGTCGTACTTCGGCGCCCACGTGATCGCGACGGCGTCGGGAGGGAAAGCGTCGTGGCTCCGCTCGCTCGGAGCCGCGGAGGTCATCGACCACACGACGACGCGGTTCGAGGACGTCGTCCACGACGCCGACGTGGTGATCGACCTGGTCGGCAACGTGCACGACGACACCGGCACCCGGTCGCTCTCCGTGCTGCGCCCCGGCGGCCTGATCGTCAACGTTCCGACCGGAAGCTGGCCCACCTTCGCGGAGGAGGTCGCGGCCGCGGGCGTCCGCGGCACCGACTACAAGGTCGCGCCCGACGGCAGCACGCTCGCCGTCATCGCCCGGCTGCTGGAGTCCGGCAACGTCCGCGTGCACGTCGACCAGATCTTCGCGCTCGACGAGATCGCGGACGCGCACCGTGCCATCGAGAGCGGTCACACGCGCGGCAAGCTCGTGATCAAGGTCGCCGAAGGCTGA
- a CDS encoding ROK family transcriptional regulator, whose product MTDSARDSVLVAADAAELLAILRDGIPRTRAQLAELTGMARSTIATRIDTLTAAGLVTPAGDDVSSGGRPPSRIRFNPESRVIIAIDLGATHGVVALTDLAGNITSSESRRLRIADGPLPILDWALETASELYIASGRQPEELIGVGVGVPGPVEHSTGLPVNPPIMPGWDRFDIPAYIRRVFDVPVLVDNDVNLLALGEQSRMWPDETDLLFIKVATGVGAGIISGGRLQRGALGSAGDLGHVRVPFGSDTPSHGEQDADLESLVSGPAIARALTEAGLPAETSDDVVALARTGNPVVHNAIRQAGRDLGAVVATCVNLLNPSMIVVGGSLSRVGEQLLAGMREVVYQRSTPLATQHLTITQSRAGETGGAMGAAIMVVQRALDPDGGTPRTLFR is encoded by the coding sequence ATGACCGACAGCGCGCGAGATTCGGTGCTCGTCGCCGCAGACGCCGCTGAACTGCTGGCTATCCTGCGCGACGGCATCCCCCGCACGCGCGCCCAGCTGGCGGAGCTGACCGGGATGGCGCGCTCCACCATCGCCACCCGCATCGACACGCTCACCGCCGCAGGACTCGTCACCCCGGCCGGCGACGACGTCTCATCGGGCGGTCGTCCGCCCTCGCGCATCCGCTTCAACCCGGAGTCCCGCGTGATCATCGCCATCGACCTCGGCGCCACTCACGGGGTCGTCGCACTGACCGACCTCGCCGGCAACATCACCTCGAGCGAGTCCCGTCGGCTCCGCATCGCGGACGGACCGCTGCCCATTCTCGACTGGGCCCTCGAGACGGCGTCGGAGCTCTACATCGCGAGCGGCCGGCAGCCGGAGGAGCTCATCGGGGTCGGCGTCGGCGTGCCCGGCCCGGTCGAGCACTCGACCGGCCTCCCGGTGAACCCGCCGATCATGCCCGGCTGGGACCGCTTCGACATCCCGGCGTACATCCGCCGGGTGTTCGACGTCCCCGTGCTGGTCGACAACGACGTCAACCTCCTCGCCCTCGGCGAGCAGTCGCGGATGTGGCCGGACGAGACCGACCTGCTCTTCATCAAGGTCGCCACCGGCGTGGGTGCGGGCATCATCAGCGGCGGCCGGCTGCAGCGCGGAGCGCTCGGCTCCGCCGGCGACCTGGGGCACGTCCGTGTCCCGTTCGGCAGCGACACCCCGAGCCACGGCGAGCAGGATGCGGACCTCGAGTCGCTGGTGAGCGGCCCCGCCATCGCACGGGCGCTCACAGAGGCGGGGCTTCCCGCCGAGACCAGTGACGATGTGGTGGCGCTCGCCCGCACAGGCAACCCTGTCGTCCACAACGCCATCCGGCAGGCCGGGCGCGATCTCGGGGCGGTCGTCGCCACCTGCGTCAACCTCCTCAACCCGTCCATGATCGTCGTCGGCGGCAGCCTCTCCCGCGTCGGCGAGCAGCTCCTCGCCGGGATGCGCGAGGTCGTCTACCAGCGGTCGACGCCGCTGGCGACGCAGCACCTGACCATCACCCAGTCGCGCGCCGGTGAGACCGGCGGGGCCATGGGCGCCGCGATCATGGTCGTCCAGCGCGCACTCGACCCCGACGGGGGCACCCCGCGTACTCTGTTCCGCTGA
- a CDS encoding sugar phosphate isomerase/epimerase, which yields MQLYTVRELLTEDTVGTLQRIADIGFTQVEPFAFLSFGDALRDGLREAGLSAPTTHQSFIGGDLDEVFGAAKELGIQTVIDPFVAPERWQTADDVAQIAEQLNAAAEVAARHGVRVGYHNHAHELESTVEGTTALEFFAGRLAPEVVLEVDTYWVAVGGHDPVQLLPKLGDRVVALHIKDGPGTTETKDQVAVGQGSLPIEQIIAAAPDALRVIELDDSRGDRFQAVADSFAFLTSKGLA from the coding sequence GTGCAGCTGTACACGGTCCGCGAACTCCTGACCGAAGACACGGTCGGCACCCTCCAGCGGATCGCGGACATCGGGTTCACCCAGGTCGAGCCGTTCGCGTTCCTCTCCTTCGGTGACGCGCTGCGCGACGGTCTGCGCGAAGCAGGGCTGTCCGCGCCCACCACCCACCAGAGCTTCATCGGGGGAGACCTCGACGAGGTCTTCGGCGCAGCGAAGGAGCTGGGCATCCAGACGGTCATCGACCCGTTCGTCGCCCCCGAGCGCTGGCAGACGGCCGACGACGTGGCCCAGATCGCCGAGCAGCTCAACGCAGCCGCCGAGGTCGCCGCGCGCCACGGCGTGCGCGTCGGCTACCACAACCACGCGCACGAGCTCGAGAGCACCGTCGAGGGCACGACCGCGCTCGAATTCTTCGCGGGCAGGCTCGCGCCCGAGGTCGTGCTCGAGGTCGACACCTACTGGGTGGCGGTCGGCGGCCACGACCCGGTGCAGCTTCTCCCGAAGCTCGGCGACCGCGTCGTCGCGCTCCACATCAAGGACGGCCCCGGCACCACGGAGACGAAGGATCAGGTCGCCGTCGGCCAGGGCTCGCTTCCCATCGAGCAGATCATCGCCGCAGCGCCCGACGCGCTTCGCGTCATCGAGCTCGACGACTCGCGAGGCGACCGCTTCCAGGCCGTCGCCGACAGCTTCGCCTTCCTCACCTCGAAGGGTCTCGCATGA
- a CDS encoding Gfo/Idh/MocA family oxidoreductase yields the protein MSGGRVGVGVIGAGVISNQYLENLTAFPDLDVRFVADIDLERAQAQAEKFGVAGSGSVEDLLADDDIEIVVNLTIPKVHVEVALQALAAGKNVWSEKPFSLDRASGRELLEAAHARGLRVATAPDTFLGSGIQSARRLIENGDIGAPLTALTLMQSPGPESWHPNPDFLFQEGAGPLFDIGPYYLTALVQIFGPVARVSASASKARETRVIGSGPRAGEEFAVTVPTHVSALYEFESGQTAQSVFSFDSKLGRTQFEVAGVEGTLVVPDPNTFEGELLVHGADGIETFPSTGTTDGRGIGVVELARAIRAGVPERASGEQAYHVLDIMVSTIEAGQSRTPVDVQSTVEVAPALPEDWNPRAATLA from the coding sequence ATGAGCGGGGGTCGTGTCGGAGTCGGCGTCATCGGTGCCGGTGTCATCAGCAACCAGTACCTCGAGAACCTCACGGCGTTCCCCGACCTCGACGTCCGCTTCGTGGCCGACATCGATCTGGAGCGCGCTCAGGCGCAGGCCGAGAAGTTCGGCGTCGCCGGGTCCGGGTCGGTCGAAGACCTCCTGGCCGATGACGACATCGAGATCGTCGTGAACCTGACCATCCCGAAGGTGCACGTGGAGGTGGCGCTGCAGGCGCTCGCCGCGGGCAAGAACGTGTGGAGCGAGAAGCCCTTCTCGCTCGACCGCGCCAGCGGGCGCGAGCTGCTCGAAGCCGCGCACGCCCGCGGGCTCCGCGTCGCCACGGCGCCGGACACCTTCCTCGGCTCCGGCATCCAGTCGGCTCGGCGCCTCATCGAGAACGGCGACATCGGCGCGCCGCTGACGGCGCTCACCCTCATGCAGAGCCCCGGCCCGGAGTCGTGGCACCCCAACCCCGATTTCCTGTTCCAGGAGGGCGCCGGGCCGCTGTTCGACATCGGCCCGTACTACCTGACCGCGCTCGTGCAGATCTTCGGACCGGTCGCGCGCGTCAGCGCCAGCGCCTCCAAGGCGCGGGAGACCCGTGTGATCGGGTCCGGTCCTCGTGCCGGCGAGGAGTTCGCCGTCACCGTCCCGACCCACGTCAGTGCGCTGTACGAGTTCGAGAGCGGCCAGACCGCGCAGTCGGTCTTCAGCTTCGACTCCAAGCTCGGCCGCACGCAGTTCGAGGTCGCGGGCGTCGAGGGCACCCTGGTGGTGCCCGACCCGAACACCTTCGAGGGCGAGCTGCTCGTGCACGGGGCGGACGGCATCGAGACCTTCCCGTCGACCGGGACCACCGACGGACGCGGCATCGGCGTGGTCGAACTGGCGCGTGCGATCCGCGCAGGTGTGCCCGAGCGGGCGTCCGGCGAGCAGGCCTATCACGTGCTCGACATCATGGTCTCGACGATCGAGGCCGGGCAGTCGCGGACGCCGGTCGACGTCCAGAGCACCGTCGAGGTCGCTCCGGCGCTGCCGGAGGACTGGAACCCCCGCGCAGCAACGCTGGCGTGA
- a CDS encoding Gfo/Idh/MocA family oxidoreductase — MTDENTAATSGGLTRREGSAAGAKLRVAIVGGGFMAEVHSRAARAARAELAGIVSSTPERSAEAAERLGIGHAYGSLDELLADDAIDVVHVTTPNALHAEQAAAVLAAGKDVVCEKPLATTVADAERLVAAAEGRTATVPFVYRFHPMVREARARFASGEAGRVLSINASYLQDWLLGSDDDNWRVDSAQGGRSRAFADIGSHLVDLVEFVSGDRVSRVSATKRTVFAERASHAGITTEDAVAVVIETRSGALGTMLVSQVAPGRKNRLWLEIAGSAESVAFDQEQPETLWVGRRKGSLLIPRDADQLSDDAARLCVVPSGHAQGYQDAFNAFVADSYAAVAGESPDGLPRFTDGLRAVRITDAVIDSAESGTWIEIGTNE, encoded by the coding sequence ATGACGGACGAGAACACCGCCGCGACCAGCGGAGGCCTCACGCGGCGCGAGGGGAGCGCCGCCGGAGCGAAGCTCCGCGTCGCGATCGTCGGCGGGGGATTCATGGCGGAGGTGCACTCGCGCGCCGCCCGTGCTGCTCGCGCCGAGCTGGCGGGGATCGTCTCATCGACGCCCGAGCGCTCTGCGGAGGCCGCCGAGCGACTGGGCATCGGGCATGCCTACGGTTCCCTGGACGAGCTGCTCGCGGACGACGCCATCGATGTGGTCCACGTGACCACTCCGAACGCCCTGCATGCCGAGCAGGCCGCTGCCGTGCTGGCCGCCGGCAAGGACGTGGTGTGCGAGAAGCCGCTCGCGACAACGGTGGCCGACGCCGAGCGGCTCGTCGCCGCGGCGGAGGGGCGCACAGCGACCGTGCCGTTCGTGTACCGCTTCCACCCCATGGTGAGGGAGGCGCGGGCGCGCTTCGCGTCCGGCGAAGCAGGCCGCGTGTTGAGCATCAACGCGTCCTACCTCCAGGACTGGCTGCTCGGCTCCGACGACGACAACTGGAGGGTCGACTCCGCCCAGGGCGGTCGATCGCGTGCGTTCGCCGACATCGGATCGCACCTCGTCGACCTGGTCGAGTTCGTCAGCGGCGACCGTGTCAGCCGAGTGTCGGCCACCAAGCGGACGGTCTTCGCCGAGCGTGCCTCGCACGCGGGCATCACGACCGAAGACGCGGTCGCCGTGGTCATCGAGACGCGCTCGGGAGCACTCGGCACCATGCTGGTATCGCAGGTCGCGCCCGGTCGCAAGAACCGGCTGTGGCTCGAGATCGCGGGCAGCGCGGAGAGTGTCGCCTTCGATCAGGAGCAGCCGGAGACGCTGTGGGTCGGGCGGCGCAAAGGAAGCCTGCTGATCCCGCGCGACGCCGACCAGCTGAGTGACGACGCCGCGCGCCTGTGCGTCGTGCCCTCCGGACACGCGCAGGGCTACCAGGACGCGTTCAACGCGTTCGTCGCCGACAGCTACGCGGCGGTCGCCGGGGAGAGCCCCGACGGTCTGCCGCGGTTCACGGACGGCCTGCGCGCCGTGCGGATCACCGACGCCGTGATCGACTCGGCCGAGTCGGGCACCTGGATCGAGATAGGAACGAACGAATGA
- a CDS encoding N-acetyltransferase, with protein sequence MTVTIRTAVPDDAAALAAVAAATFPLACPPHTTDEAKAAFIASVLSEERFAEYLTDDSRRLLIAEDADGFAVGYTMVNLGEPADGDVSGSIRIRPTAELSKCYVLPGHHGEGVAGRLLTESLRVGTDAGAEGMWLGVNEENARAQRFYGKHGFERVGTKHFLVGDRYEDDWVMERALTVR encoded by the coding sequence GTGACCGTCACCATCCGCACAGCCGTCCCGGACGATGCCGCAGCACTCGCCGCCGTCGCCGCGGCGACCTTCCCGCTCGCCTGTCCGCCGCACACGACCGACGAGGCGAAAGCCGCGTTCATCGCGTCCGTGCTCTCGGAGGAGCGCTTCGCCGAGTACCTGACCGACGACTCCCGACGGCTGCTCATCGCAGAGGACGCTGACGGGTTCGCCGTGGGCTACACGATGGTCAACCTGGGCGAGCCCGCCGACGGCGATGTGAGCGGCAGCATCCGCATCCGTCCCACGGCCGAGCTCAGCAAGTGCTACGTGCTGCCGGGCCATCACGGAGAGGGAGTCGCGGGCCGGCTCCTGACGGAGAGCCTGCGGGTGGGAACCGACGCCGGAGCCGAGGGGATGTGGCTCGGCGTCAACGAGGAGAACGCCCGCGCTCAGCGCTTCTACGGCAAGCACGGCTTCGAGCGGGTCGGGACGAAGCATTTCCTCGTCGGTGACCGCTACGAGGACGACTGGGTGATGGAGCGGGCGCTGACGGTCCGTTAG
- a CDS encoding YqaJ viral recombinase family protein — protein MTATVGGTRHNGEVLDSAPYRNADLYRPGVLADLSPARPAPVPVVPAVPGQTGHLARVVARSSDRVGWLRARSRGITATDVAKLTSSRSLRAAVYDKLHGTGFTGNSYTQHGRSREPEIAAWVAATHGIEPSDYLFHAERDRRHLATPDGLIARSGGRIELAEIKTTNKPFRSIPRPYLRQIWWQQYVLGAERTLFVWEQHDGFVPLRDEPECRWVDRDDAEIAKLVSLAADLIELLRQATSAGVAPASGSPTAMMPKAAPTPAPAPASVPAEAAPALIPLSAIATGMRVSATA, from the coding sequence GTGACAGCGACGGTCGGCGGGACGCGGCACAATGGAGAGGTGCTCGACTCCGCTCCGTACCGCAACGCCGACCTGTACCGGCCGGGCGTCCTCGCGGATCTGAGCCCGGCCCGCCCGGCGCCCGTTCCCGTCGTGCCGGCGGTTCCCGGGCAGACCGGGCACCTTGCACGTGTCGTCGCGCGGTCGAGCGACCGTGTCGGCTGGCTGCGTGCCCGCAGCCGGGGGATCACCGCGACCGACGTCGCGAAGCTCACGAGTTCGCGTTCGCTTCGCGCCGCCGTCTACGACAAGCTCCACGGCACCGGTTTCACCGGCAACAGCTACACCCAGCACGGCCGCTCCCGCGAACCGGAGATCGCCGCCTGGGTGGCCGCGACGCACGGAATCGAACCTTCCGACTACCTTTTCCACGCCGAGCGCGACCGTCGGCACCTCGCCACACCGGACGGCCTGATCGCCCGCTCGGGCGGCCGCATCGAGCTGGCCGAGATCAAGACCACGAACAAGCCGTTCCGCAGCATCCCGCGCCCCTACCTCCGCCAGATCTGGTGGCAGCAGTACGTGCTCGGCGCCGAGCGCACCCTGTTCGTGTGGGAGCAGCACGACGGTTTCGTCCCGCTGCGCGACGAGCCCGAGTGCCGCTGGGTGGATCGCGACGACGCCGAGATCGCGAAGCTGGTCTCTCTCGCCGCCGATCTGATCGAGCTGCTGCGTCAGGCCACTTCGGCAGGGGTCGCGCCGGCATCCGGCTCGCCGACGGCGATGATGCCCAAAGCGGCACCGACACCCGCACCTGCTCCCGCATCCGTACCTGCGGAGGCCGCGCCCGCGCTCATCCCGCTGTCGGCCATCGCCACCGGGATGCGCGTCAGCGCCACCGCGTAG
- a CDS encoding Gfo/Idh/MocA family oxidoreductase: MSTQSESLGRPLRAGVVGLGWAGQQHMAAYDALPGVELVAIAGMEDGPRAELGEKYGLKRLHRDWQDLVAEGDLDVVSVAVPTFLHAPIAVGALDAGIHVLSEKPIARTAAEAQTMVDAAHRAGRVLEVAFNHRRRGDIEALKAAIDGGQIGRPYHARATWLRRAGIPALGSWFTNREMAGGGPLIDIGVHVLDYALHLFGEPRVIAVSAVTHSELGARGRGGATASKQHVGSAYEVEDLASLLLRLEGGGSIVIETSWAAYRPAGDEFGITLYGTEGGADLRVVDYAPSGELTIFTGDGEQSEDISVTADPGRGHLAVVETFLEHVADPADWSNWDGSLALDRARVIDAAYESARLGAEVRLDTSGTAASGITADATKGA, translated from the coding sequence ATGAGCACGCAGAGCGAATCCCTCGGCCGTCCCCTCCGCGCCGGAGTCGTCGGCCTCGGCTGGGCCGGCCAGCAGCACATGGCGGCCTACGACGCCCTCCCCGGTGTCGAGCTCGTCGCCATCGCGGGCATGGAGGACGGCCCGCGCGCCGAACTCGGCGAGAAATACGGCCTGAAGCGCCTCCACCGGGATTGGCAGGACCTGGTGGCCGAGGGCGACCTCGACGTCGTGAGCGTCGCCGTCCCCACGTTCCTGCATGCGCCGATCGCCGTGGGGGCGCTCGACGCCGGCATCCACGTGCTCAGCGAGAAGCCGATCGCCCGCACCGCCGCGGAGGCGCAGACGATGGTGGATGCGGCGCACCGCGCCGGCCGTGTGCTGGAGGTGGCGTTCAACCACCGGCGCCGCGGCGACATCGAAGCGCTGAAGGCGGCGATCGACGGCGGCCAGATCGGGCGGCCGTACCACGCCCGCGCGACCTGGCTGCGGCGTGCCGGCATCCCCGCGCTCGGAAGCTGGTTCACCAACCGCGAGATGGCGGGTGGCGGCCCGCTCATCGACATCGGCGTGCACGTGCTCGACTACGCGCTGCACCTGTTCGGCGAACCGCGCGTGATCGCCGTGTCGGCCGTCACCCACTCGGAACTCGGTGCGCGCGGACGGGGCGGCGCCACCGCCTCCAAGCAACACGTGGGGTCCGCGTACGAGGTCGAAGACCTGGCGAGCCTCCTGCTCCGCCTGGAAGGCGGCGGGTCCATCGTCATCGAGACGAGCTGGGCGGCCTACCGCCCCGCCGGCGACGAGTTCGGCATCACTCTCTACGGCACGGAGGGCGGCGCCGACCTCCGGGTCGTCGACTACGCACCCTCGGGCGAGCTCACGATCTTCACCGGCGACGGCGAGCAGAGCGAGGACATCTCGGTCACCGCCGACCCCGGTCGCGGCCACCTCGCCGTGGTGGAGACCTTCCTCGAGCATGTCGCCGACCCGGCCGACTGGTCGAACTGGGACGGCTCGCTCGCGCTCGACCGCGCCCGCGTGATCGATGCGGCGTACGAGTCCGCCCGTCTTGGCGCAGAGGTGCGCCTGGACACCTCCGGCACCGCCGCCTCCGGCATCACCGCCGACGCAACGAAGGGAGCCTGA
- a CDS encoding Gfo/Idh/MocA family oxidoreductase, which yields MTDALSTLPEPRHPDPADAPPLRWGVLGPGGIAADFTDALHRHTRQRVVAAGSRSAERAAAFASAHGVERSHGSYEALVSDPEVDVVYVATPHSEHLEHALLAIAAGKHVLVEKPMAVTASEARRIVAAAREAGVFAMEAMWTRYLPQTDIVRQLLEQGALGDVRVVTADFGGRVEYDPASRLWNPDLAGGALLDLGVYTVSWASFALGAPAGIIAAGTLAPTGVDDQVSLVLSSADGAQALLSTTLRATTPSLATISGSEGRVETDSPFWGPSGLRVFRADGTLAAEWRDPYGRPHRDGMAYEAAAVARYIAEGRTESPLHSLAEAVDTLATLDEARRQVGATRVE from the coding sequence ATGACCGACGCCCTGAGCACTCTGCCCGAGCCCCGGCATCCGGACCCAGCGGATGCGCCACCGCTGCGCTGGGGCGTGCTCGGCCCCGGCGGGATCGCTGCGGACTTCACCGACGCGCTGCACCGGCACACGCGCCAGCGCGTGGTGGCGGCGGGATCCCGATCGGCCGAGCGGGCCGCTGCGTTCGCATCCGCACACGGGGTCGAGCGCTCGCACGGCTCGTACGAGGCGCTGGTCTCCGATCCCGAGGTGGATGTCGTCTACGTCGCGACCCCGCACAGCGAGCACCTCGAGCATGCGTTGCTCGCGATCGCTGCGGGCAAGCACGTCCTCGTCGAGAAGCCGATGGCGGTGACGGCCTCCGAGGCGCGCCGGATCGTCGCGGCCGCGCGCGAAGCCGGCGTGTTCGCGATGGAGGCGATGTGGACGCGCTACCTCCCCCAGACGGACATCGTGCGTCAGCTCCTCGAACAGGGTGCCCTCGGCGACGTCCGCGTGGTCACGGCCGACTTCGGCGGCCGCGTGGAGTACGACCCGGCGAGCCGGCTCTGGAATCCGGATCTCGCCGGCGGCGCTCTGCTCGACCTGGGCGTCTACACCGTCTCCTGGGCGTCGTTCGCGCTCGGCGCCCCCGCGGGGATCATCGCGGCGGGGACTCTCGCGCCCACCGGCGTCGACGACCAGGTGTCGCTCGTCCTCTCCTCGGCGGACGGGGCCCAGGCGCTGCTCAGCACCACCCTGCGTGCGACTACCCCCTCCCTCGCCACCATCAGCGGCAGCGAGGGCCGGGTCGAGACCGACAGTCCGTTCTGGGGACCGAGCGGCCTCCGCGTGTTCCGCGCCGACGGGACGCTCGCCGCCGAGTGGCGCGACCCGTACGGACGGCCGCACCGGGACGGGATGGCCTACGAAGCCGCCGCGGTGGCGCGCTACATCGCCGAAGGACGGACGGAGTCCCCGCTGCACTCCCTCGCGGAGGCCGTCGACACGCTGGCGACCCTCGACGAAGCCCGCAGGCAAGTCGGCGCGACCCGCGTGGAGTGA
- a CDS encoding ThuA domain-containing protein has product MTMALRVTVWNEGVHEATQPEIAAIYPHGIHGAIAEGLSELLGDDVAVRTATLDDPEHGLSEQALAETDVLLWWGHIAHERVSDEVVERVRQHVLGGMGLIVLHSGHFSKIFIRMLGTTCSLRWRNPEGGERELVWNVNPTHPIAAGVDQPIVIDAQEMYGEFFDIPTPDDLVFISSFTGGEVFRSGVTFTRGRGKIFYFSPGDQEYPVYFHPQVRRVLANGVQWAAPVAGVRQAPDVSNPQPV; this is encoded by the coding sequence CTGACCATGGCACTGCGCGTCACCGTCTGGAACGAGGGCGTCCACGAGGCGACCCAACCCGAGATCGCCGCGATCTACCCGCACGGGATCCACGGCGCGATCGCCGAGGGCTTGAGCGAGCTTCTCGGCGACGACGTCGCCGTCCGCACCGCGACCCTCGACGATCCCGAGCACGGCCTCAGCGAGCAGGCCCTCGCCGAGACCGACGTGCTCCTCTGGTGGGGTCACATCGCCCACGAGCGCGTCTCGGACGAGGTCGTGGAACGCGTGCGCCAGCACGTCCTCGGCGGGATGGGGCTGATCGTCCTCCACTCCGGTCACTTCTCGAAGATCTTCATCCGGATGCTCGGGACGACGTGCTCGCTCCGCTGGCGCAACCCGGAGGGCGGCGAGCGCGAGCTGGTCTGGAACGTCAACCCCACCCATCCCATCGCCGCGGGCGTCGACCAGCCGATCGTGATCGATGCGCAGGAGATGTACGGGGAGTTCTTCGACATCCCGACGCCGGACGACCTGGTCTTCATCAGCTCGTTCACCGGCGGAGAGGTGTTCCGTTCGGGTGTCACCTTCACGCGCGGACGCGGCAAGATCTTCTACTTCAGCCCGGGCGACCAGGAGTATCCGGTGTACTTCCATCCCCAGGTCCGGCGCGTCCTCGCGAACGGCGTGCAGTGGGCTGCGCCTGTCGCGGGAGTCCGTCAGGCCCCGGACGTCTCGAACCCGCAGCCCGTCTGA